AAATCAAATGTTACACACGTTATTAGTAAGTTCTTTGATAATGGTTGAAAGTCCCTCTCAAATGTTTACTTTTAGTCTCcattttttgtgtgaattttttGCCTTTGGATCTCTAAATGTTTTTAAAACCAGTTTTTGGTACCTTTTCCGAAGGCCGTTAAAAACTCTATTTATCAATGTGGTCTTTGGCATAGTTTAGGGATTCCCTGTAGTTATTTTCCAGTTGATTATATTTCCCAAAATAATCCACACGAAAGTGATTCCATTATCCTTCATAAATTGATTCGTTTAAATGCTTTCCGAAATATAGTAACTTAGACATTACAAAGACATCGATGATAATGGAGTTTGGAGAAGACTAGACTAGTGGTAGCCATGACTCGGTTTCACTATCATATGCAATAAGTGATTGGCGTGAGAACAAGTGGCAGGTGAAGAAACCAACTATATAAGTGGGCATGCAGAGCAGCGTAAGACACATGCTACGTTAGCTTTGCCTCATTAGTCATACCATTAAATTTTGCTTTAAGTGGACGAGTAATCCCTCTTTAAGTCTGATTTTGACCCACTGCAGAAACGGATTTAGGTTGGCTTCTTCTGTTTCTTGTTTTCCGAGAATCCCTCGGTCCATTTTTGGCAAGGATTTCCATTTGGGCAAAGATTTGCTGCAAATCCTAGTTTGCAGTAACCCTTGCAAAAATGCACACGTGTTAACAACACAGATAGACACATGcctaaatttatatttaaatgaaaacttCTTTATCAAGATCGAATTTTTCACCAAATAATCACTTGACATGTGTGCATTTTGTGCAACTTAGTTTACAACAAATTCttactttactatttttttcccttcaagtaTTATATCAACTAAAATTAATAGTTAACATAAATATTGTCttatttagattaaaaaagCTTAGTCTTATTTGTagcattttataataaaatgaacAGTTAAAacgaaaataaaatttccttaaaATTCCCTTTTATTAAtctcaaatgttttttttaatagaaaaattattaaaagtatCGTTTTGTTTCCTTAGTATCTATCGAAATCATcgattttaagaataaaaaaaatactaggtAATAATCTTACTATTTGATTGCGTGTACTGTAAtctaccaattaaaaaatataccaTTTGATTGAAGTCAACCacctcttttgttttttctttttctcacttttctattaattaattatttaagatGAAAATGCACAAAAGATTTTATTCGTAGTTATGAGTGTATGAGCCCTAAAAATAACATATATGTACAAATAATGAACATTTTTAATTCACAGCTTTTTTCGCAATATTTCTCATTTAtcaatattactattatttaaggagTTCTCTCTATTtgagattttcattttttggttcaaaaatatCCTTGCACCCCTATATTTAAGTAGTGACAAAACTAAAGAACAATCCgataaaaatacaactctaatttacactaaaacattgcctaaaaaataggataACTTTTctgttgatttttaaattttttatccacttataaattagattctcaaaataaaaattatatataaaaaataaaaactcaggTATTTATATTAATCTTATGACCATATGAGTGAGGCTACTACTATGAGAGTAGGAGCATATGAGGGGTTCATCATTGACACTTCAATTATAATGTATTAATCCCAATATACCACCATAATacttatgaaaatttttgtatcttacttgataaatgataaaatataaacaatatcacgttttgcttttaaaaaaagaaaaataatatgtccataacattttaaACTGGGTAAATTCTCGTTAAAATTAAGTCGGTCCAAACTTTAAATTAGAAACTAGAAAGTAGATAGTCCCAACCCAATTTGTTAAACTCATATGCCACAAGCAAGACACTTACTTGCACAGAGCGAGTTAtaaggagaaacacacacacacacacacacacaactgcCCAATGTGAAATCGTATAGAGGCAATCTCCAAGTAGaaatagtaaatattttttCGTTAAACTAACACACTACAGGCAAAGCAGTTACTTGCGCGGAACGAGTTATAAGTAGAAATACACACACAATTGCCCAATGTGGGATCGTGTAGAGGCAATCCCCAAGTAGAAGCAGTAAATATTTTTTCGTTAAACTCACACGCTACAAGTAAGGTAATTACTTGCACGGAACGAGTTAtaaggagaaacacacacacacaactgcCCGATGTGAGATCATATAGAAACAATCCCCAAACAGAAGCAGTAAATATTTTTTCCGATAAACTCACACGCCACAAACAAGGTAGTTACTTGTGTGAGGCGAGTTATAAGGAGAATCACACACACAACTCCCAATTCATTTATTACACCGAACTGTACAAAACCAAACCGTAGGAAATCTACTtcccatatttttttcttttgttgggtttctttctttcctgaCTTCCTTCCCCCAATCTAGAGAGTAGAGATTTCCACCGAAATAATCGCACACTCACCTCCACCGGAGCCGCTGTCAAAacatttcaactttcaactctctttcttttctctttctctagtCATGGCTCTAGTAACCCGAACTCCCCACCGCCTCTCAAGCTCAATAATCCCAGTACTCTCACAGCGCCTCCTCTCTACCACCACCGCACCCGCCGGCGGTTCCGCCACTACTCCGGCCCCCTATGCCCGGGGCCCACCGCCCGCAGGCCTCTCGAAGGCGGCGGAGTTCGTGATCTCGAAAGTCGACGACCTCATGAACTGGGCCCGAACTGGGTCCATCTGGCCCATGACTTTTGGACTTGCTTGCTGCGCCGTCGAAATGATGCACACCGGTGCTGCTCGCTACGATCTGGATCGTTTCGGTATCATCTTCCGGCCCAGCCCACGCCAGTCCGATTGCATGATCGTCGCTGGCACTCTCACCAACAAGATGGCCCCTGCTCTCCGCAAGTATATACTTCTTCTTTcagatttcattttcatttatttttggttgcttatggtttttgtgattgttgttgttgttttttttttttttttttttttttttttttgggttagtttACTGTTTGGTTGCAGAGAAAATAAGATGTGTGATGTGTTGGATCTCATGTGATTTACTTTCCTTTTTTAGTTACTTTCTTTTAGGttattgtggtttttttttttttttttgataattcaatggTTACAATAGTTGAGCTACGAAGCTCTTGGCTAATTGTCTAGGATTTGACTTGGATGGCTTGTGTTAATTTCTTGAGTAATTGTTAACGGTGGGTTTTTGCCTAGGAAGCAGGGACACTTCATTTGGGGCGCCGTACCTGTGTCGTATCAGTGTcatgttataaatttttaacaaattgcTCGTGTCGAACCTGTATTCATGCTTCCTAGG
This DNA window, taken from Quercus robur chromosome 2, dhQueRobu3.1, whole genome shotgun sequence, encodes the following:
- the LOC126708638 gene encoding uncharacterized protein LOC126708638 is translated as MALVTRTPHRLSSSIIPVLSQRLLSTTTAPAGGSATTPAPYARGPPPAGLSKAAEFVISKVDDLMNWARTGSIWPMTFGLACCAVEMMHTGAARYDLDRFGIIFRPSPRQSDCMIVAGTLTNKMAPALRKVYDQMPDPRWVISMGSCANGGGYYHYSYAVVRGCDRIVPVDIYVPGCPPTAEALLYGILQLQKKINRRKDFLHWWNK